The DNA segment TTTTCTATTGCCTCATTAGAAACAGTTTGCTTTTTTCCGAAAATAAAATTCCACTTCTTTACCGGAACGATTTGATCAATCTCTTGAATTCTATCTGTCACTTTTTCCTCAATTATTTCTCTTGAGCCAATTTGATAGTCAGAAATTTGAACTTCTTCTGTTCGCTTTTCGGCTACTTTTTCTATTTTCTGACCAGTTAGAATCTGAAAACCAAAAATCCTGGGAGGAAACCCGAAGCCGAACTCTTCGGCGGCAATGCCATTTCTCCGCGCCAGCAAAAAATGCCCCAACTCGTGGACGAATATGAGCAAGCCGAGTACAATAATAAAAACTAGCGCCGTAAGCATAAATTCATCTTTTATTGCTAAATCTTGAACTTAAAAATCCAAATGTCAAAACCCAAATTATTTCAAATCAAGTCAAAATGCTTAAATTTTTAAAATTTAGTCATTTGAAATTGATTTGGCCATTTGAACTTTGAACTTTGGATTTCATACCGTCATTATCTCTCTTTCTTTCTTATCCCTTAACTCTTCAATCTGTTTATTATATTCATCAACAACTTTCTGCAATTTGTCTTTGCTCCGAAATTTGTCATCTTCGGAAATCTTTCCTTTCTTTTCCATATCCTGAATTATTTTCCAGACATCTTCCCGCCCGGTACGCACCGCGATTCTTGCCTCTTCGGCTTTCTGATTGAGTACTTTGACCAATTCTTTCCGGCGCTCTTCGGTGAGAGCCGGAATGGAAACACGGACAACTTGACCATCATTAGCAGGATTTAGGCCTAAATCCGATCCTTTGATGGCTGATTCAATTCCAGTAAGAGCGTTTTTATCCCAGGGACTTATGACAATGAGGCGCGGTTCGGGAACACTGATGGTGGCTAGTTGATTAAGAGGGGTCTTGGTTCCGTAATAGTCCACTAGAACATTTTCTACCAGGGCGGGGTTGGCCCTTCCGGTTCGTAGTTTTCCCATTTCTTCTTTAAAGCGTTCAATGGCTTTGTCCAGTTCTTCTTTTTTGTTTTCAATTAAGGATTCGTACATTATTTTTGTAGAGAATTAGTTATCCTTTTTCAATCCCAGGTAAATAATCCCCGGGTTTAGTGGATCATATTGAATAACACTGGAAATTTTTGCTGTCTCAAGCTGTATCGTAAACCATTGTACTCCTCCGTCAATTGACTTATAGACCGCTTGGGCGGCGCTGTAGATCAGTTCCTGGGAATTTTGAGGATTGATCGTCATCGCCCTCACCGGAAAATTTTTAGAGCTCTCTAGCACGTTAAGCGGCGTCCAGGTCTCCCCAAAATCAGTACTTTTTGCAATTCCCTCATCCAAACCGGCATACAAAGTTCCTGATCTTTGCGGATCAGAGGCAAGTGAAAAAACACGGTTGCTCCCGATTTCCGCGCTGCTTTGAAGATTTTTCTCAAGATTTTCAAAACTCTCCCCGCCATTTTTGGTTCTCAAAATCCCTTGTTCCAAAACTGAAAAGTACACTATATTGCCATCCGCCGAATCGAAGACACTCTGGGTAACTGCTCCTTGGACTTTAAAGAGATTAAGCCAGGTCTCGCCGCCGTTTTCTGTCTTAAATATCGCTCCCTCGCTGGTGCTGGCGTAAAGCACCTGGAAGTTTGCCGGATTAATTGAGAGGGAGATAATAACAGTGCCGTCAGCCGGCTCTGTGTAGATTTCCTTCCAGTTCCCGCCGGCATCCTCGCTTTTGTAAATCTTTCCGCGCTTTTGCCATACCCCTAAAGCATAAAGAACTTGGGTATTGGATCGGTCGATTGCCAAACCATAAACCTTGCCCGGAGGAAAATTAATTTTTTCCCAATTTTCCCCTCCATTCTGGCTCAAATAAATTCCATTTTCTCTTGTCCCAATATAAACAATCTGGGAATTCGCGGGATCAATAGCGATTGATAATATTTCAACTGAAGAAATGTTTTTTTCTTCACTGATTTTTACTTTCGGCTCCCATATTTTTCCGCCGTCAGTCGACTTTAAAATGCTCGCGCTGGATGGCGAACTATTTCCCGTCAAACTGCAACCAGAAAGAAAAAAGAGGGAGATGACTAAAAAAGAGAGTGCGATAAATTTTTTCATGCTGTTATTATAGCACAGAAAAGGCGAAAAAAACAAAAAGGCGCTAAAAACTGACAACTGCCAAAAAAATTAGCACCTCCGCAAAAAACTTGCTCCAACTTACCAAAATTAACCCGCAGATGCCAAGCACCCGGATCCCGGTTACAAACCAGCTTTGAATTATGAAAGGCGGATTTACTCTTCTATTTTGAAGACCATTGCTCCTTCATGAGTGCCCTGGTCAACTTTCACCGCTACTTCGTCTCCGCTTTTCCCGGACTGAATCTTTTCGTGTTCCACCTCCATTGACTCGATTTTCTGGGCGACTTCGCTCTCTCCATGGACAAACTTGACCGTCTCACCGATTGCCAGATTGTCGGTAAGCCGCACCACTGCCACCATCGCCTTGTCAAAATAGTGGATAACTTTGCCAACCTGTTTGCCGGCAGGCATGGTTTCCTTTTCCATAGGATTTTAACATTTAATTCCCGATAGACCTTTGCATAATGATATCATAAGCGCCACAAAAAAAGCAATAGCGCCGGTCTTTTATTGACTAATGAGGATTCTTTGATATAATGATATTTGTTTAGCCGCGTTTGTAAAAAAGCCGAGCATCACTTGTCTCGAGAATTTTTACGAATTAAAGCGCCCGCACCCAGTTAATTAAGAGAACGCGCTGTTAGCTCAGCTGGCCCGCCCGCCATCGCAAGCCTGGCTTGCTCAGGCGTTGCAGGCGGGTAGAAAAGGGTAAATTTACCCTGAAAGCAATTGCTGAGAAATACAATTAAAGAAATGCGCTGTTAGCTCAGCTGGTAGAGCAGCTCCCTTTTAAGGAGACGGTCGGGGGTTCGAATCCCTCACAGCGCACCAAAATACTATGTTCAGCTACACGCTACAGCGAGTATTTTTTTGGACCTTGGTCCTCCTCTTTTTTGTCACCACGGGTGTTCTTATCTTTTATGCCCTTGGATACCGTTTTAGTTTTGAACGCGGGATTTTTATTCACGCGGGATCAATTTCTGTAAAACCAAATCCCCAGCAGGTAAACATTACCATAAACAGTAGTCCTGTTTCCCGAAAAAAACTAAACTACCTCAATAATTCCTATCACATCGACGGGCTCAAGCCGGGAGAATACCAGCTGAAGATTTCTTCGCCTGGATTCCAGGCGTGGTCAAAAAAAGTTGCGGTTCATAGCGGCACTTCCACTGAATTCTGGAATGTTCTGCTTGCTAAAGAGCAATATCCGCGCACCAGTTTTTACACTTCTCAGGCCGGAAAATTTTTTCTTTCACTTAAAAGCAAATACATCGCCTACATCCAGAATCAAGGTCAAGAATTTCTTGTCAACATTCTCTCTCTTGATTCAGCTCTTTCCGAGACTGTTTTTTCTTCCCCGGACTATGAGTTGGATGAGAAAGAAAGCATCCAGTGGTCGCCGCAAGAACATGCTATTATTATTCCAACAAATCAAAAAAATCCGGAAGAAAGAAAAAAGCATTATTTTATCGTTGACATTGACACAAAGCGCGCTATTAATCTTAAGGACCTGGCCGCGGCTGAAAATATTGAATCCGTCCATTGGAACACGACAAAAAAGAATTTTGTTTACTATCTTACTGAAAGAAATCTTTACCGTCTGGATCTTGGTAGTCCCCAAGAAAAAAAATTAGTCGCCCAAAATATCAGCGGTTTTAATCTTTCCTCAAGCGGCTTGTATTATTTTCAGCTTCCCAGCGGAATTGTCTACAGGGCGGATCCGGAAGGAGAAAGACCGCCGGTTCAAATTACCACTTCTCCCCCCGCCGACATGAGCAATACTAACTATCAAATCGTGGTTTATGACGAAAAAAGAATTGCTTTGCTTAATGAAACCAGCCGGAAAATATTCATTTGGAATCAGGGTGACCATGATAACTACTTTCGAGAACTTTCAGAAAATGCTTCAGGAGCGCAGTTTTCCGATGATGGAAAAAAGCTCCTGTTTTGGAACGATTGGGAAATATTCGTTTACTTCAGCCGCGACTGGGAGGTCCAGCCAGTTCGATTAGAGAATGAACTGATGAATATCACCCGCTTTTCCCAAAAAATAGAGAATGTCCAGTGGTCAAAGGACTATGAACATGTTGTTTTTACCACTGACAAAAAAATAAAAGTGGTCGAACTTGACCACCGCGATCGCCGCAATATTTTTGATATTACTGCACTTAAAATAGATTATTCCTGGCTCATCAGCGACTTTTCTAATAATAAATTGTATTTCACTGACAAGGCAAGCGAAGAAGATCCTTTTTTTGAAATCTATAGCATTGATTTTCCTGAAAAAACGGGAATTTTAGGATTGTAAACCCCGCTATATAGTGCGGGGTAAAAGGATAAGTGTCAGAAACTATCGTTTCTGCCATTGCGGGGCGCGTCGGGCTTTTTTCAGTCCTGGCTTTTTGCGTTCCACAATCCTCGCATCCCGAGTAAGAAAACCGTTGTCTCTCAAAACTTTTTTTAAGTTCTCATCATAAACCACCAGTGCTCGGGAAATTCCTAGCCGGATTGCTTCTGATTGTCCCCGAAATCCTCCCCCTCTTACCAGAGCAGACATTCTGAACTTCCCCTGCGTGCCGCTGATCTTAAACGGCGCCAAAACAAGATCCTGAAAAGACAAGACGGGAAAATAATCTTTCAACTTGCGTTTATTTATGACTAAATCATCTTCCTTAGATTGCACTTTGGAATAAAGTTTTACCTGGGCTACGGATGTTTTCCTTTTTCCAACCGCATAAAAGTACTTCTCCTTGGGAGCTTCCTTTTTTTCCTCCTTTATAATCTTCTTGTTTTCTTTAACTTTTTTTCTCACTGGCATATAGACAGTTTACAAAATTACAAATCTATTGTGAATATTCAAATATATTTTTAAAATTCGTATATTCGTACAGATTCGTAATTCGTAGAGATTAACCTATTTTGTGCGGATGCTTGTCATCTTTGTATATAAACAGTCTTTTCATCATTAACTTTCGAAGTTTATTTTTCGAAAGCATCCCATATATGGCGTCTTTTAATACTTTTCTCGAGTCCTTTTTTAGTTGCTCATCTAAAGTAGTTGAAGTTATTCCTCCGGGATAGCCGCTGAAGCGATGATAAATTTTCTTGTGCCGTTTACTGCCGGTAAAGCCAATTTTGTCCGAATTAATAATCACCACCGCGTCACCTTCATCCCGATGGGGGGCAAAATCCACTTTGTTTTTTCCCCGCAATATTACCGCTACCCGGGAAGCTAAGCGTCCTAGGATTTTTCCTTCCGCGTTGAATAAATGATATTTCATACAATTATTAGAGATTACACAAACTCTATCACCGCCATATTAGCGCTATCGCCTCTTCTTCTTCCCAATTTAACCACCCGCACGTAACCGCTTGATCTCTCACTAAATCTATTCAAAAAATCACTAGAGAGTTTTTTCACTGCCGGCGACGGGATCATATTTTGGAGATCTCTTATAACTTTCACTTTCTTTTTATCATCAACTTTCGCTTGTTTTGCTTTATGAATAATTCTTTCAACCAATGGCTTCAGTTCTTTGGCCTTGGCTTCGGTGGTGGCAATTTTTTCCCGCATAATCAAACTGGCCAGCAGTGATTTTAAAAGCGACCGGCGCTGTTTTCTGATCCGACTTAATTTTCTTCCTTTGACTCTGTGTTTCATGCAAATTGTCTACTAATTACGAATCTTGTACTAATGTACGAATTTTGCTTTTTATTTTCTGTTATTCGTATATTCGTATGTGATTCGCCCGCCTGCCGGCGAGGCAGGTAATTCTCAGAGTTATTGCGCACAATATTATTCTGATTGTTTTAATGTAAGCCCGAACTCTCCGATCGATTTTTTAATTTCTTTAATCCCCTTCTCGCCCATTCCTTCAAGGTTTTTTAAATCCTCTTCCGTCATTTTAATAATATTTTTCACCTTGGCGATTTTATTGGTTTCCAGTATGTTTAGTGTCCGGGTGGAAAGTCCTTTCAGTTCGGTAACTTTTATCCTAAGGGGATCATCCGGGATGACTTGCTCGCCAGGCACCTCTTCGGTTTTTTCCTTGGCGGAAGAAACAGCTTCCAGCTTCCCAGCTGCCATTTCTGCTTCTTCTGCTGTCTCCACTTCAAGCAGCAGCGAAAACTGGTCAACCAAAATCTGAACGGCTTTCTGAAAGGCCTCTCGAGGAGTAATGCTTCCATCGGTGACAATCTCCAGCGTGATCTTGTTATAATCAGTTCTTTTTCCTACCCGCATATTCTCAACCTCGTAATTGACTCTTCTAACCGGTGTGTAGACGGTGTCAATGGCAATGGCGCCAATTTCTTTTTCTTTTCGCTCCTGCTGTTCAACCGGAACATAACCAATTCCTCCAGCTACTTCTAGTTCCATATCTATTTCTGTCTTTTTGTCGGTGACAGTAGCAATCAGCTGATCAGTATTAACAACCTCAATACCAGACGGGCATTTAATTTCACCGGCGGTGATTTTTCCTTCTCCTTTATGTTTCAGCACGACCTCCATTGGTTCATCGCCGTGCATCTTGAATCGAACCTTTTTGATATTAAGAATAATTTGTACCACATCTTCCATTATTCCCGGTATCGTGGAAAACTCGTGTGACACGCCTTTAATTTTTACCGATGTTACCGCCGCTCCGGAAAGAGATGAAAGCAATACTCTCCTAAGGGCATTCCCCAGCGTTGTTCCGTAGCCCGGATGGCAGTCCATAATTTCAAATTTTCCGCTCCGTTCATCTATGGTAGTGTACTTCGGCTTTAGAGGAAGCGATATTGTTAGCATAGTTTTAGCTTTCAGCTTGATTAGTTTTTTGGCTTTTAGAATTAATATTGATAAATCCCAATAAGCCAGCAAGCTAGTCAAGCTGTTAAAGTTTATCTTGAATAATACTCAACAACTAATTGAGGATCAATGTTCATTCCCACTTCTTCGCGCTTGGGGATCGCGCTGATTTTTCCTGTCAGGGTGGAAGAATCAAACTGAATCCAGGAAGGAAAGTCCTTCTTATTTTTCAAAATTGGAAGCTGCATGATGAAATAGTTTTTATTCTTTTTTGACTCTGAGATTTCTACTTTATCGCCGACTTTAACTTTAAAAGAGGGAATGTTGACCTTTTTTCCATTTACTAAAAAAGATCCGTGGCGCACTAGTTGGCGCGCGAGCTGCCTAGAACTTGCAAAACCAAGCCGGTAAACTATGTTGTCCAAGCGCATTTCCAGCCGTTCAAGCAGTAAATCTCCCGTAATCCCGGGTTTATGCTTCACTTCATTAAAGTGCTTCCTGAACTGCCGTTCCATAATGCCATAGACCCTTTTAATCTTTTGTTTCATCGCCAACTGCCTTCCATATTCGCTTAATCCCCGCGACTTTTTTTTACCGTGTGCTCCCGGCGGATATGGCTTTCTTATCATGGCGCATTTTGGCGAATTGCAGCGATCACCTTTAAGAAAGAGCTTTTCACCGGCTCGGCGGCACATTTTGCATTTGGAATTAAGAATTCTTGCCATGATGCTAATTATGATTCGAATTATATCCGAATTTCAATCCAAATTTTTAATAAAAATCATTCGGATATTTATTCGAATTTAATTCGGATGCTTATTCGAATTACACCCGGCGCGGTTTCTTGGGCCGACAGCCGTTGTGAGGTATCGGAGTGACATCTTTAATTAAGACCAATTCAAATCCCCTGTTGGCCAAAGCTCGAATAGCGGCTTCCCTGCCGCTTCCTACTCCTTTAACATAAACCTCGAGCTCGGAAATCCCGTATTTTTTTACTTTTTCTGTTACATCTCCCGCTACTTGAGTGGCAGCATAAGGAGTGGCTTTTTTCGCCCCCTTGAAACCCAAAAGACCGGAGCTTGACCAGCCAAGCATCGCGCCATTCAAATCTGTTACTGTTATCAGAGTATTGTTATAAGTGCACTGAATATAGGCCTTTCCTTTATAAATCTGCTGCCGAATTTTCTTTTTTTTCTTTTTCGGCAGTTCTTGAACGTCGGAGGTCTCACTCTTTTCTTCCTTATCTTTTCTAACTATATCTTTCCCAGCCATAAAGTTTCACTAATCACAAATTAAACACTTATGAGCAAATTAAAATTATTTATTCATACATTCGTACAAAATTCGCCCGTCTGCCTCGATGGTCATCAAGGCATTTCGGGCAGGTATTTCGTAGAGATTTACGTTTTTTCCGCCGCCGACTTGCGTCCGCTTCCCATAGTCCGTCGGACATTGCCTCTCACTGTTCGGCTGTTTGTCTTTGTCCGCTGGCCCCTGATCGGCAGTCCTTTCTGGTGTCGGCTTCCCCGGTAACAGCCGATTTCCTTGAGGCGCTTGATGTTCATTCTTACTTCATGCTTTAACTCCCCTTCTATCTTATACTTCTTTTCTATTTCTTCCCTAAGCTGATTGGCTTGCTCCGCCGTCAAGTCCTTCGCCCGGGTATTACGCGGGATGCTAAGATGATCCAAAATTTTCCCACTGGTAGAATGCCCTATACCAAAAATATAGGTTAGCGCTATTTCTATTCTTTTTTCGTCCGGAAGGTTAACTCCCGCAATTCTTACCATGATACGAATTGTAATACGAATTATATTCGAATTATGGTCCGAATTCGTTTTTCATTCGGATTTAATTCGGATAATAATTCGTATCACCCTTGGCGCTGCTTATGCTTGGGATTAGAACAAATCACGTAAATTTTTCCTTTACGCTTGACAATTTTGCATTTGGCGCAAAATCTTTTAACTGATGCCCTTACTTTCATAAAGTTAGCTACTAAATACTAATCTTTTACGAATATACCAATAAGTTTAGATTTTTTCCAAAAAATTCGTATATTAGTATGTGATTCACCACCGCCCTGGCGGGGTCCCGCTACAGCGGGATAATTAGTAGATATTATAATCTCTTTACTATTCTTCCTTTCGTCAAATCATAGGGACTTAGCTCCAGCAGAACCCGATCGCCGGGAAGAAGGCGTATATAATTCACCCTCATTCTTCCTGAAATGTGAGCCATCACCTCATGCCCGTTTTCCAGCTGAACCTTAAAGGTCGTACTAGGGAGGGTCTCAATAATTGTTCCCTCAAGCTTGATTAATTCTTTGTCCGCCATAGATACTAATTATGATCCGAATTACATTCGAATTATTATCCGAATTCGTATTTCATTTGGATTTAATTCGTATTATCAATTCGGATCAATACAAAAATAGAGGAGCTTTTATCCTGCCAACATTGCTCGCCAGATGACGAGAGACAGGAATGTAAGCGTTTCTATCCTAATTCCTGAAGTCCTACAATTTGCCACCTCTATTTTCCGCGCCTTATTTAGTTTTTCAAATGTCGTGTTTATATTGTAACACCACGCTATTTTTTGTCAATACCGATTTTACAAATTTAATGTCCGCAACTCCACCGTGGTCTGTTTTTCGTAAGATGGAATTCGACTGGGAAAAAACTTGGGCCAAAAGTCAACTTCAATCCTCTCGATCTGAGGATAGTTTTTAAGCGTGTCTTTAATCTGCTCTTCATTCTTGCCCAAAAGATCTTTTTTCAACTGCTCAAGATTCAGTTCGGGATTTAAAATAATTTTCCCGTGGACTTTGATCTTGACAATCCGGGCGCTAAAATCGGGAGAAATGTTCCCGTACTCAACTTGAACGGCTACCGGAGCAACTGACTCATTTTCTTCGGATTTTTGCCAAAATACTCCTGTAATTATTTTCTTAGTGTCGTCCTCTGAAAACGCGATTGCTCGGGCGGTAACTTTTATGTAATAATCAAAATTATCTTTCAGGTCTCCAACCTTTGCCGCGGGAGCCGCATCTTTTATTTCCTGTTCCAGCGCTCCCGGCAGAAGAATGTATCCGGCCGGAAAATCTTTTTTCAATTCCTCTTCCAGCTGGGCTTTAATTTCTGTTTCCGCCTTGCGCTTTGCCTCGTCAATATCCTGCTGAGAAACGATGGGAGTCGCAGTCCCTCCTGATCCGCCACTAGTCATTGGCTTTGTAGAGCGAGCGTAAAATTTTTCGTACTTGGGACCCCCCTCAAATCCGGGGATTGAAAACTCTGAAAGGCCAATGTTATAGGACTCTCCCGACTCATCCGCTATGACTTCCGCTTCAATCGCTCCTGGTTGGGCCTTGCCCTCCACTGAAGTCATTCCAGGCACAGTTACTCCCTTAACTAGGCGAAAAAGTTTTCCGTCTGAAGAAAGAAGGCGGGTAGTAGCTACAAGCGGCTGGGAAGAATTGCTATATTCATTGTAAATTACCACTTTCCCCCGAGCTTTCTGCAAAGAAGAAGCGCTTTTTCCGGTTGTCTGATAAGACACTGTAAGTTCCTTCTCTTTTTCGGTTACCTTTATGGGAATTGTCTGGGACTGCATATCCGCCTCGGAGCGAGCAGCATCTCCCGTTATTTCCAGATCCATTTCCTGGATCTTATGGCGGGGGTAGATAATAACTTTTGAGCGCGGAATAAATAAATACGCGGCCACTCCTGATCCGGCAAATAAGCATATAGAAATGAATATCACCAGAAGCTTTTTGGCTTTTCTAGAAATCGGCTCGGAAAGGCGCTCATCGGGTTTGGCAGTTTTTTTGGAAACCGGTCCAGTAACAGGCGTCTCGGACTCAACAGCTTTTTTGTCAACTTGAAAAAAGCTCTCTAACTTTTTTTCCTTTTGAGGACTGAGTTTTCTCTCAAACTGAAATCCTTTGGCAAGAGGAATATTTTCCTCGATTCTCTTTCCTCCAGAAGAAACAAGCACGTCATTTATAGCCGGGCTTCTCCTCGGAGTAGGCGCCATTTCCTTGCTTATTCTCTCCTGGCCCGGTCTTTGCCTTTCGGTAGCCGGACCGCGCCGATTGCCTTCTTGGCTGATTTTCCGGTCTTATCTTCCTCTTCGTCGAAAAATTCTTGAGAGCCGATATTTTCCAGTCTTTCCCGCTTATCGACTCTTCTGACGGAAATTTCCTTCCCGCCGGTTAACTGCTTGCTGGCAGAAAGCAAAGTCAAATTCTCATCTTTCTCGCGAGCAGTCTCCAGTCCGTCTAAGTTCGAGCGAACCATTATTCCGACTTTGCGAGCCAGCGTCTCGCCGGCTTCATCTTGAGTGACAAAAACAATCTGCTTTTTTAACTTTTCTGCTTCCTTCTTAAGTATTTTTAAATTTACAACACTTTGCAAGACCATCGCTCGTTTGGGAACAACAAAAAAGTTTTCGCTCACCTTGGATTTTCTAAGGCGATCAACTAGGGAAGTAATTTCTTCATCGCCGCCGATGTATAATAACTGGTGCATAAATTTCCTTAATGTTGGCAATTATTGAATTTAGGGAGAAAATTAGCCAAACCCGAATTTGGCTTGCGTTAGTTCTGAATGGATTGCACAGCCCTTCTTAAAATTCCGGCCATTACTTTTTCCTCCCCCGCGATATCCAGAGTCAAATTGGCCAGCCCCATCGGAGTCACATCTTGCGGACTGCGAAGCTCTCCCGTGCTGTCAATAATCCGGACCACGTCCCGGGGCTGTAAAAAATTTACCGCCGGTGCTTTAGCGAAAGGAAGGTTTTTCGTCCACTCCTTTGAGGAAAGTATCTTCCGAATACCCGGCAGAGCTGATCCTCCTCCGCAGAGCAAAATTTTTGAAGGCAAAACATCGGAACCGGCGAATTCCTCCAGTGAAAGCTCGACGCCGCTCAGCCAAACCAGATAATCATTCCTCAAAATCTGCTCGATTTTCAAACCGACATCAGCGCCTAATTTCCCTTCGGAGTATTTTATTTTGAGTACCTCGGCTTCGTCAAAACTGACCCCCAGTTCCTGGGCAAGCCGTTTGGTAAAAGCTATCCCGCCGAGAGCAAACATTTTTGTCCCTTCCAGGCCTCCATTGCGAACAACAGCAATGTCCGTCGTTCCGCCGCCCATATCAATGAAAATAGCGCTAAAATCCAGAATGTCTTCATAATCCACTGATCGGGCAACAGCGTATGGCTCCGCCACTATGCTTAAAAGGTTGATTTCTAATTCATCGGCAATTGTCTGAAGGGCGCCCAGATGAATCATTGGCGCGTAAGCATTAAAAACGCTTATGGAAACGTCTTTCCCTTGAAAGCCGGAAGGATTAGTTATTTGATAGCCATCAATTCGCGTGTCAACAATGGCAGCGTTAATAAGACGCACCTCGATGTCATTCTGTCCTGTTTCCCAAGCCAGCTGTTTCTGAATCCGTTCAAATGCCTTAACTTGGACTTTTTGGATAATGTTTTTCAGTTCTGGAAGATCGATCTTCGCTTCCGGATTGGCCCGCTCGTAATGAACAGTGGTGGTAGTGCCCTTTACCAATTCTCCGGCAATGCCGACAATGGCTTTTTTTATCTTTTTTACTCCCGCCTGCTTGAGAGCCGCGCTGATCGCCTCCTGGCAAGTGGCGATTACTCCACTTATGTCCGAGACCGCTCCGCTTTGCATGTTTCCGTGTTTCTGGAACGCCTTTCCCACTCCGATAACTATTCCTTTCACTTCCTCTGAATACAATTCAAAAACCAGCGCTTTAACCACCCCGGTGCCGATGTCCAGCGCTAAAACTAAGTCGGAATATCCTTTGCCCTTAAAAATTTTCGAAAGAAAACTCATTGTTTTTTAAATTTCTAAAGCCCTATGGCTCTTGCCTTTATCTCCTTGATTTTTTCGCTCATTTCCGCCTCGTTCAAAAGTCCCCCATGCGCTCCATAAAACTTAACTGAACTTCCTCCATTGGCAATTCCCCACCGCAGCGATTCATTAAGATCTTTTCCTTTTATTGTCGCCGCCAAAAAACCGCTGGAGAAAGCATCGCCGGCTCCTGTGGTTTCCAGTGGTTCAGTCACGATTGCTTCCGCCTGGAATATTTTATCTCCGCCGTATGACCAGGCCCCCCTGGCTCCGTCGGTTAAGGCCACTATCCGCGGACCCAGCTCCTTCAGAGTTCTGATTAGCGTCACTTCATCATTTAATTGATCAGTGGAAAATCCTTTGCCTAAAGAGGAAACGATTTCAATTGATTCATCCTTATTTAAAAGCAGCAGATCGCAGGAGTGGACGGCTTCAATTACTTTTCCCACATTATCATGAATGGTTTTTTGTCGGGGATTAAAAGCCAGATGAACTTTATTTTTAGCAGCAAACTCAATAATCTTTGCGAGATTTTCTTTCCATTTTCCACTAAGATCGCCGATAAAAATCCATTCGGGATTTTCTATTTTTTCCGGAATAAATTCCAGTTTCGCGTTGGCTTTCTGGTTAGAAAATATGACGCGCTCCCCGCTCTCTTTATCCACCACAATCGCCGAAAGATCGCTTTGGCAATCATTTTCCCGTCTTAGATAACTGGTGTCTACTCCCACTTTTTTAAACTCATTTTTTATCCATTCTCCCGCCAGATCATCGCCGATCGTAGTGTAGCAAGAGGCGCCCAGTCCTAGGCGCGCTAATCCGCCGGCGACATTAGCCGCGCATCCTCCCAGCGCCTCAAAGCGATCATCAATGTGATATTTAGCGCCCAGCTCAAAAGCTATTTTCCTTTGAGACGTTAAGTCCTCCGGGGTATCAAGAATAATCCC comes from the Candidatus Moraniibacteriota bacterium genome and includes:
- the rpsD gene encoding 30S ribosomal protein S4; its protein translation is MARILNSKCKMCRRAGEKLFLKGDRCNSPKCAMIRKPYPPGAHGKKKSRGLSEYGRQLAMKQKIKRVYGIMERQFRKHFNEVKHKPGITGDLLLERLEMRLDNIVYRLGFASSRQLARQLVRHGSFLVNGKKVNIPSFKVKVGDKVEISESKKNKNYFIMQLPILKNKKDFPSWIQFDSSTLTGKISAIPKREEVGMNIDPQLVVEYYSR
- the rpsK gene encoding 30S ribosomal protein S11; amino-acid sequence: MPKKKKKKIRQQIYKGKAYIQCTYNNTLITVTDLNGAMLGWSSSGLLGFKGAKKATPYAATQVAGDVTEKVKKYGISELEVYVKGVGSGREAAIRALANRGFELVLIKDVTPIPHNGCRPKKPRRV
- the rpsM gene encoding 30S ribosomal protein S13, coding for MVRIAGVNLPDEKRIEIALTYIFGIGHSTSGKILDHLSIPRNTRAKDLTAEQANQLREEIEKKYKIEGELKHEVRMNIKRLKEIGCYRGSRHQKGLPIRGQRTKTNSRTVRGNVRRTMGSGRKSAAEKT
- the rpmJ gene encoding 50S ribosomal protein L36 → MKVRASVKRFCAKCKIVKRKGKIYVICSNPKHKQRQG
- the infA gene encoding translation initiation factor IF-1 — its product is MADKELIKLEGTIIETLPSTTFKVQLENGHEVMAHISGRMRVNYIRLLPGDRVLLELSPYDLTKGRIVKRL
- a CDS encoding carbohydrate kinase family protein → MARIICIGSTSKDIFFPTSDGIILDTPEDLTSQRKIAFELGAKYHIDDRFEALGGCAANVAGGLARLGLGASCYTTIGDDLAGEWIKNEFKKVGVDTSYLRRENDCQSDLSAIVVDKESGERVIFSNQKANAKLEFIPEKIENPEWIFIGDLSGKWKENLAKIIEFAAKNKVHLAFNPRQKTIHDNVGKVIEAVHSCDLLLLNKDESIEIVSSLGKGFSTDQLNDEVTLIRTLKELGPRIVALTDGARGAWSYGGDKIFQAEAIVTEPLETTGAGDAFSSGFLAATIKGKDLNESLRWGIANGGSSVKFYGAHGGLLNEAEMSEKIKEIKARAIGL